The sequence CGGGGTTTATCGCGATGTTCGTCCAGGCGTTTAATGCATTGTTGTGGCTCCCGATAGTAGCTACCCCGTTGAGCAAACCCATAACAACCCTGTTTCCGGCGGTCCCGCCAAAATTACCCGCTATCCAGTCGGTTGAACCGGAACCTGAATTATCTGAATTAACATGAAGTTTGCCACCCGGCGTTGACGTGCCGATACCTACACTGCCAGTACTGGTAATGTGCATCCGCTCGGCCATTGAAGAACCGTTGACACGGGTAAAGAATGCCAGGTATGCCGAATAATCATTACTTGTAGCATTCTCCTTGCCACCTTTGATACCTGCCCAGTCGGTTACAGAACCGGTTGAGGTGCGCCAGCCGCCAAGTGTAATGTAGCCGCCGTTATTCTGCGCCTGGGGCGAATTGTCAATAAGCCGGAACGACCCCTGGTTGCCATCGATGGGAGCACCATGCACCTCAAACTTTGCTAACGGAGTTGAGGTGCCGATGCCCACACTACCGGATGGCTTAATAATAAAGCGCATCGCGCTATGAACGTTATCATACAGAAACAGCGACGATCCTATATCGGTCAAGCCACTGCCATATACGCCCAAAGAATAGTTGCCGGCAGCGTCGGAGTTTTTTACCTGTAGCCCTAATACGCCGTCGCTTGTGCTGCCGCCCTGAACACTTACGCCATCGTACGCGTTGGTAGTAACCACATTTAGTTTACTTGCCGGGCTTGTTGTGCCGATGCCAACTGCGCCACTGCCCGGAAAAGTATTGGTTTGCGCATTTGCGCTAAATGAAATTGCTGAAATTATGGCAATGATTGCCAGTGTGTTTTTTTTCATATTGATAGGATTAAAGTGATTTTCGGTGCATATGTGATGTCATTTTCGTTTCAACTGGTCGATCTGCTTTTGCTGTTCTTCGTCTTTTTTGTCCTTTTCGATCAGGTACAGTGTCAGTTCTTCTACCTTTTTCAATAGTCTGATGTTCATGTCGCCCAGATCGATGCCGTTCTTGGCCATTTCGGCGGCAGTAGGTATTTCCGGCAGGTGATGGTTCTTGTCGACAAAGGTCTTGATCTCTGCAAGTGCCGACAGTTTATACGTTGGCTCAAACACATAATCCGGGCCAGGGACGCTTAGGTCAACCTTTCCTTCCTGGGAATGTATCTTGCCATATACGGTTAATTTTTCATCAGGCGTAGTCGTTCCGATGCCAACGTTGCCACCAGTTATAAAGCTACCCCTGTTTGATTGGAAAAAGTTAGTGAGGTCCCCGAGGTATTGTACTGGGCCAAACGGAATCCCCCGGATGCATGGAAACGACAGAATTCTGTGCGGAAAAATCTATTCCAGTGTCGTTTCTCGTTCCATAGGCGTACCCTGTAACGTTCAAGGCGTTTCCAGTGCCTGCATTTGCAACATCCAATTTGTAGGAAGGGCTTGTGGTTCCGATGCCTACCTTGCCGGAGTTGCTGTTATATATGTTTGTTCCACTTGTGGTCCATTGTGCGTTTGAAACAAAGGGAAGTGCGAAAAGCAGGGCAATAATTGCCAGTGAGATTTTTTTCATAGGTGATAAGATCTAGTTGATGTATACGATATCCACGAACCAGGTGTTCGGGATAACACGATGGGAATTTAAATATTTTTTAATTAATAACAAAAGTGCTCGTGCTTTTTTAATACGGAACTTTTAGACATGATAAATAGCCAAAAAGTATATGGCTAACTTGTAAAGGCTGTTGTAAATATCTGTACTTAATTGACGAAAAATGGTGCCACAAGTGTGTCAGTACTTTACTAGTTCAACCGCTCGGCCGAGCCTTTTAAAACCAACGACAGCGAAGCCAAAGTTGGTTGCGAGTTAAGGAAATGGTCTCGGCAGAGAAAGCGTGCAGCGCGACTGTCGGGTATCTGCGACAAACAACTGGCGCTGTGCTTGAGCAATGCGGGTAGCATTGCACTATTCAAGCACTGCTGCTACAGTTGCCATGGAATTTAGAATTACAACTGATAGCGGTAGTACACATTGCAGTAAAATATTGGAAACCATTAGGGAAACCTCCAGCAATGATAGCCGTTAGGCTATCGTTACGAAGCGAAGCGGAGTACCCCATGCTGGCGCGATACCGGGCTACGCTACATCCCGAAGCGGGCAGCAACCATAATAATTTTTAGTATTTGTGCCAATTTGATCGTAAAAGAAATATACACCAAAAAAATTCCCGCCAGGCATTGCGCCGGCGGGAATCCACATATAAAAAGCTATTATAGTTTTCCTTTCAAATTTTAATAGCAGGCTATTATTTTACTACGCCCGGAGTGGTGTATGGCAGGTTCTGAGGATCAAGAACAGCCCAGCCCGAAGCCCAGTTGGTAGTACCGAAAGCGCCACGGTAAGTTACTTTCTCAAAGAAAGCATCCGCAAATTTAGCGTTGGTAAAGTCAGCACCCGAAGCAGCGGCCGAACCGGCTTTTACAGTAAAGTCTGGTGTACCAGCGTTAGCGTTACCGGCTGCTTTAAAGTCTAAACCGTATTTCAGCGGATCGTTAAATACATCAGTAGCCGATTTAGTTGCGTCGATAGTGTTATCAGCCGTTAACTGCGCCTGGATGGTAGTAGTACCTGAGAAGATAGCGGCTAATACACCGGCAGTACCTTTTAACTGGTTGCTTTTTACGTTATCACCAAAGATCAGGTTGTTTTTGATAACCGAACGACCAGCAATATAGTTGCCCGAAGTCGCACCTGCGGTAGCCACGGTACCGTCATCAATATAAACACCTTCGGTATAGTTGGTTAATACCGAGTTACCAATGCTGATGGCCGAGTTACGGCGGATCTGTGCGGCATGCTGGAAGTTAGCGTTGATGTTGCTGGTATTGTTGCCAGTGTAGTTAGCAGCCAGCATTGGGCCAATGATAGTCATGTTAGAGAATACAGCGCTGGTTTGCGGCGTATTGTTTGAACCCGAAGCATCGTTATCAGACTCGAAGCCGTTTGAACCCGAGAAGTCGGCGATAACCTGGGCGCGTTGCGCTAAACCAAACTGGATTTTACCAGAGAAACCGAAGTCGGTATCAAAGTCGTCATCAACCGCGCCGATAGATAATAAGTGTTTTGCAGTTACGGTACCGCCAAACCACTCGTACGAGTCGTCGCCCGAACGGTAAACTTCGATATAATCTAAAGTAGTACCTGAACCTACGCCGCCCATAGTTAAGCCGTTGATCTCGTTATCCGGCGAAAAAGGGATACCGGCGTACTCGATACGTACATATTTCAGCGTACCAGAGTTATCGGCAGCATCGGTGCCACCGTACTGAATGTAAGTAGCAGCAGCGCCACCGCCGGTTGGTACTAAACCACCTTCGATAGTAGCAGTACCACCAGTTGGGTTGATAGGTGCTTTACCCAGCAGGATAATGCCACCCCAGTCGCCGCTTGAACGGCCGCCGGCTGCAACTGCCGATGTAAATACAATTGGCTTATCGGCAGTACCGGTAGCGTTAATTTTAGCGCCGCGGGTAACAACCAAAGTACCTTTAGTAGCTTTATCGCCTTTAATAATAGTACCTGGCTCTATAGTTAAGGTAGCGCCGTTGGTTACGTAAACAAAACCGCTCAGGAAATAGATCTTGTCGGCAGTCCAGGTAGTATTGCTCGAGATGTCGCCGGTTACGGTCACAACGTTACCGGTAGTAGTGATCGGCGGGGTAGTACCGTCATCTGTACTGCTTTTTGTACAAGCCGAGAACAAGGCTGCGGCAAGCATCAATATTAATGCACTTTTTTTCATAGTTGTTAATTTGCTGTGTGTTTTTATGATTTTTCCTTTAGTTTTTATTTAAAAGTTGTGGGTGTACGATAGCGTATAGTTCACGCCGGTACGATAATAGCTGATGGTGCCCTGGCGCGACGCCGACGAACCGATAACATACTGCTGGGTATCGCCTTTGTAAAAGAAGTTGGTCGGCTGGTTCAGGATGTCGTTGGCGCTTAGTTTAAACTCTCCCTTGTTTTTAAATACCTTGTAGCCTAACTGCGCGTCAATCACATCCCTCGGCCTTTCGTAAATAGCCGGGAACTGATTACCGCGGGCCTTAAATATGCGCTCGCCAACACGGTTATAAAGCAGATTGATGTTCAGCTTGTTGTTGTAGGCGCTCTGCATCAGGCCAACGTTTATCACGTACGGGGCCTGGCCTACCATCGGGCGTTTGTTGTTATTTTCTGATACGGTGAAGCGGCTATCGGTAGTTTCAGATTTGATGAGTGCTACGTTGGTATAAAAAGTAGTGTTCACCATTGATGGGGTGATGAAGTCCAGCTTCTTGCGGATCTCGAACTCTACCCCATAGTTAATGGCCTTTTGCGCGTTGAAGAAGTTATAGTCGGGCGTAGAGTTTACGTCGTAAATACCGGTTTCGATAGGGTCCTGGAAATCTTTGTAGAAGGCCGATACCGAGATGATCTGCCCGGCCGATGGGTAAACCTCGTAACGCAGGTCCAGATTGTTGATGTGCGCGGTCTTCAGGTTGCGGTTACCGGTAACGGTACCCAGCAATTCAAAATCATAGTAACCAAATGGAGCCAGCTCCCTCAACTCCGGGCGGCCGATAGTGCGCGAGTACGAGAAGCGCAGGTTGGCCTTTGGCGTAAGCGCGTAGGTTAAGTTGGCCGATGGCAGGATGTCCAGGTTATCCATGTTCACCTCGGGGGTGGTGGCATCCTTATCGTTCAGCACCAGGTTAAACTTCTCTACACGTGCACCCCATACCAGCCTGAATTTATCGCCAAATTTATTATCCAGCATGGCATAGGCCGAGTTGGTGAAGGTATGCGCGTTGTATGGGTCGGATTTGGTAACGATATCCTTTAAGCTATAAACATTCTGACCAACAATACCACGACTGAAGATCTGGTTCAGCGGCAGGGCCTTTACCGCCTCCGGATCGAAGTTGAAGCCTGGGCCGCTGTTCAGCGACTCTACAATAAACCTTGGTTCGAAGCTACGGTTGCGGTATTGCGATGAAGCACCGGCTTTCAGTACCGATTTCTGCTTGAACATATTCAGCGGCAGGCTGTAATCTACCTGGCCGGCATAAACATCCTCGTTCAGGTCACTGAAAAAGCGGGCGTTCTGCTTACCAGACGCGTCAACGTCAGCTTTGTATACACCGCTGATCAGGGCGTAGTTAGTTTTACGCTGATCGGGTTGGTTATTGGTGATGCCACTGTAGCTGGCTACCCAGGTAAATTTGGAGTTGTTCTCAAAACCATGGTCGCCCTGCAGGGTACCTTTATACAGGCCTTTCTGCACCATGTCAAAGGCGGTGAAGCGGTTATCAGGGTTACCGGTTTGGCCATTATAGCCGGTTCGGTACAGGAACTGGTCGTCCAGTATGCGGTTGTAGATATTTTTGAACGTGATCTTGTTTTTGCCGTAGCTATAAGCAAAGTTGGCCAAAGCGCCCAAATTGGTCGAGAACTTGTATTTGTTATCGGTAAAGTGGAACTCGTAATAGTTCAGGCCGATATCGGGCGTGGTCTGCAGCGCGTTGCGATAAGTTAAAGCTACAATGGCGCCAAAGCGATTGCCACTTTTAAAATCCTTAACACGGCCAAAGGTTACCTGGTAGTTTTGGTTAAGAAATGCGCTGGTGTTGTAGATATTGAAGTTTGGGTTCAATTTTAACAATGCAGTGGTTTGTTGCTGCTGTGTTAACGAGCCCGCGGTGATGGCATTACTTGACGGGAAGCCCGACGGTAAAGCATGCGAACCATTGTCAAAACCAAAATAGTCTGATAGGTTGCGGTAACCGCTCTTAAAGTTTTTAAACGTGGTATTGGTATTATAACCATAAGCCGCACTCACAGTCAGGAAGTTATTATCGGGTATATCCTTGGTAAATATCTGGATGGCGCCGCCCGCGAAATCGCCGGGCAGGTTTGGCGTAGCCGTTTTGCTGATCACCAGGTTATCAACTAAATTGGCCGGTACAATATCAAACGAGAAAGCTTTACGGTTTGGCTCGGTGCTGGGCAGCGATGTACCATCAAGCGAGGCATTATTATAACGGTCGCTCAAACCACGTA comes from Mucilaginibacter mali and encodes:
- a CDS encoding autotransporter outer membrane beta-barrel domain-containing protein; this encodes MKKNTLAIIAIISAISFSANAQTNTFPGSGAVGIGTTSPASKLNVVTTNAYDGVSVQGGSTSDGVLGLQVKNSDAAGNYSLGVYGSGLTDIGSSLFLYDNVHSAMRFIIKPSGSVGIGTSTPLAKFEVHGAPIDGNQGSFRLIDNSPQAQNNGGYITLGGWRTSTGSVTDWAGIKGGKENATSNDYSAYLAFFTRVNGSSMAERMHITSTGSVGIGTSTPGGKLHVNSDNSGSGSTDWIAGNFGGTAGNRVVMGLLNGVATIGSHNNALNAWTNIAINPAGGKVGIGTDNPDQLLSVNGTIHSKEVLVDLTGWSDYVLKPAYKLPALSAVKTYIDQNHHLPEIPAEEEMVKNGLNVGEMNRLLMKKVEELTLYLIQLKNELDELKKTNHNH
- a CDS encoding TonB-dependent receptor encodes the protein MFRKFTSLSVIALLILASVSAFAQLPGKITGKISDGKNSEALIGATVLIDGTTKGAATNIDGVYLVNGVVPGKYTLTIKYIGYASKQISDVEVKAGAVTTLNVIMDAVSAKTLNTVVIKGTFRQESVNALYAAQKNNAGITDGITSETIKRSPDKSTSDVLRRVSGATVQDNKFVVVRGLSDRYNNASLDGTSLPSTEPNRKAFSFDIVPANLVDNLVISKTATPNLPGDFAGGAIQIFTKDIPDNNFLTVSAAYGYNTNTTFKNFKSGYRNLSDYFGFDNGSHALPSGFPSSNAITAGSLTQQQQTTALLKLNPNFNIYNTSAFLNQNYQVTFGRVKDFKSGNRFGAIVALTYRNALQTTPDIGLNYYEFHFTDNKYKFSTNLGALANFAYSYGKNKITFKNIYNRILDDQFLYRTGYNGQTGNPDNRFTAFDMVQKGLYKGTLQGDHGFENNSKFTWVASYSGITNNQPDQRKTNYALISGVYKADVDASGKQNARFFSDLNEDVYAGQVDYSLPLNMFKQKSVLKAGASSQYRNRSFEPRFIVESLNSGPGFNFDPEAVKALPLNQIFSRGIVGQNVYSLKDIVTKSDPYNAHTFTNSAYAMLDNKFGDKFRLVWGARVEKFNLVLNDKDATTPEVNMDNLDILPSANLTYALTPKANLRFSYSRTIGRPELRELAPFGYYDFELLGTVTGNRNLKTAHINNLDLRYEVYPSAGQIISVSAFYKDFQDPIETGIYDVNSTPDYNFFNAQKAINYGVEFEIRKKLDFITPSMVNTTFYTNVALIKSETTDSRFTVSENNNKRPMVGQAPYVINVGLMQSAYNNKLNINLLYNRVGERIFKARGNQFPAIYERPRDVIDAQLGYKVFKNKGEFKLSANDILNQPTNFFYKGDTQQYVIGSSASRQGTISYYRTGVNYTLSYTHNF